The Gemmatimonadaceae bacterium DNA segment CAGACATCGCCGACAAGTTCTCCGTCATCATGTGCATCACGTGCACACCGGGAGCGCTCATCGGCATGGTCTGCGCGAACTGCGACATCTGTTGGGTCCGCTGCACCATCAGATCGGTGCGCTGCATCATGGTCTGCATCTGGGCCATCATCGCCGTCGACATGCCTTGCTGGCTCATGCCCTGGTGCCCTGCCATAGCCCCCATCTGACCCTGCGCCTCGGCGTGCGACGCGAGCAGGGAGAGCGCGAGCACCGCGCCGGCCACGCAGCCAGCCATCGAGTTTCTCATCATGGGAATCCGACCTTTCATTCGAGGGTGAATCCGGGTGTCGCTCGTCGAACGATCTCCGATGCTACAGGGGAAGCTCGCCGCGACCTCGCTGACATCCAAGCCGTCACTTGCCTGATTTTATGTAGGATAAAACCTGAAGGACGTACGCGTCTTTCAGTCCGGAAGTTGCTGTGGAAGCGAGGCTGATCGCCCTGCCAGCCGCGGTATGGACAAGCCCCGGAATCGCTCCGACGGCTGCGGCGTTACCGCCGCGGTGCGGCGACCTCTTCTTCGCCGGCTTCTGCTGCTGCGACTCGGCCGGCATCAGCAACTTCGTGAAGATGCCGCCACCGTCGGCCAGCGCCACAGCCTCCTCTGTCCTCATTGGCGCGAGGCCCGACGTCTCGCGGAACGCGGGGGCCACGATATCCTCGCGCTCGTAGATCGAGACCGGGTGCCCGGTCATGTTGCACTTCTGGCTCAGCCAGGCCGTCAGGACGGCGCGATTTTCCGCCTCCGCCGGTGTGTTGCCGAGAGCAGCGCCCCCAATGTCGTGACCGGAGAAGGCGATCGCGCAGCGGAGCCTTTCCTTCTCCGCGTCGCATTGCTGTAAGAGGTCGGGATCGACAGTCCGGCGAGTCGCGCGAGTGGGCCGACAGTTTTCGAGTGGAAGGTCATGGGTGGCACACGAACTCGAACCTGCCCGGAAACACTAACGCCGCCCCAACCGGGAGCGGCGAAGTGAAGCCAGACTAACAACTTACCAAGAGCCACAGGTCGGGATTGAACCGACGACCGCTCGATTACGAATCGTATTTTCCCCCTCTGAAGACGGCTCGACGAATCTACCAAAGTTCTTGGCATCGTTGTCCTTCAGAGGAGAAACTCCGCCAGCAAGAAATTTATACCCGCTCCAGATCCGCCGAATTCTGGTACCGATTCTGGACATACAGCCATTTGCCGCTAGATTCGCGATAAGCATCTAGGAGGTGATGATGGCGAAGACCCCGAAGCTCATCAACGGACGTGGGACACTCCCTTTGAAGAAACGATTCAAAGGTGTGGGTCTTATACGCAAGATGTCGGGGACGACCGATTCGAAGACGTACCACCGAATCGTGGATACGATGGATCAACTCCACAACGTAGGCAACTTCGACGCTCTGTTGGCCGTGAAGAGGGGTGTACTCTCCCCACTAGAACTTCTCGAACACGTTACGAAGAAAGGACTCACAAAAGTCGGAGACCTTCAGACCAACCTTGAACTCGACTCCACGCTCAACAAGTGGCTCGACAAGCACGACATCAAAGAGACGACACGGAAGACTTACCGGGGGAATTTGAGCCGATTCTTGAAGTCCGCCCCAACCGGCTCTCTGGTCAAGGACATTCCGGCTCTGTACCAGAAATACCGTGACACCTGTATCGCCGACGAGACCAAGTACATGGCGCTCGCGGTACGAAGGATTCTGCTGTCGTTCACCGCCACCACCTATGGGAGGAATAGTGACATCTACCGTGACATTCAGAACGTCAATCCGCCGAAGGTCGAAGGGAAGCTGAAGAACGACGCGGTGACCGTCGCGGATATCCGACTACTGATGACTTGCCTGCCGGAACATCACGCTCGGATCGTCTGGCACATATGCCTGACTGGAATGCGCAAGTCGGAGTTCTTCGAGACCTCAGAGGCACGCTGGACTGTTCACACAGATCGTGTCTCGATCCAAGGTAGCAAGAACGCGAACTCCGTGAGATCTGTCTTCAAGGTCGAAGAGATTGATAAGCCGAGTGTTGGCGATCTTGCATTTCGCCGAGCTCTCACAAAGGCCTTGAAGGACGATCGCGCCAAGTCACTTTCGCATATCACTCCCCACACCTTCAGGAAGTGCTTCGCTCGGTGGATGAATGAGGCCGGGATCTTTCCGGCTCATCAACGCTGGTACATGGGACACGATGCCAAATCCATGACAGAGTTCTATCAGAAGCACGATGTCACACCGTTCCTCGACGCGGATGGGAAGTTGTTTGCCGCGTTCCTAGCAGCCAGCCAGACGTGAAAGAAGTCTCACCACCTGTGTGGTACTCCACTTTCCGCCACGGGATGCCGGAATTCTGAGTCGGTTGAGTTCCGAGGTGATCTCACCTGGACGGGTGATTCCTCGCTCTGACAACTTCGTCAGTTCACCACTCAAATCCTTCGCTCGACGTATCGCTCGGTCCGCTCGGATTCTTGCGCTCCATTTTGCTCCTTCTCGTCGGGCTGATGGGGTGAGATTCGGAGTCCCTAGCCTCACACCTCGAGCCCTTGCCGCTTGAAGAGCAAGGCGAGTTCTCACGGAGATCAACCTCGCCTCCTCCTCCGCCACCATCGCCATAATCCCGACTGTGAGCCGGTTCGCGGAAGGCATATCACAACAAACGAACTCGACGCCCGATTCCTTCAAGCCCAGTAGGAAATGGGCATTCCTCGACAACCTATCAATCTTCGCTACCAGAAGCATCGCCTTGTGGACACGACAAGCAGATAACGCGCTCGCCAGTTGAGGCCGATCCACCTTCCGACCACTCTCCACTTCAACGAACTCGCCGATAACGACCGAACCGGTCGCTCGAATGAACTCAACGACAGCATTTCGTTGGGCTTCCAGCCCCAAACCGCTTTGGGCTTGTCCTCCCGTCGAAACTCGGAGGTACGACACGTAGAGATGTCTTTCCATGACCCTTCCCCAGAGAGGTTACATATCCAACAACGACCGTTGTTGCATACGTAAGAGGTGGGGTCAGGAAATCAAGCCATACACTCCCAGAGAGGTATAGAGGAGAACCTAGAATCAAAATACAGGGACTCGTTGGAGGAAGACTCCGGGTCGTGGCGCCATCGTCTTCCACCTATCGATACGGAAGCTCATCACCACCAGCGAGTCCTGACCATCATCACATCGCCAACGCACTCTCATATCGAACTCGTGCTGTCGGCTCGGAACGCCACCGTAAGATCCTTTGCAAGCGTGTTCTGTCTTATCAGGAGAGTTGTACTTCATCCACATCGTAGTCGATCGCACCGCTAACTCATCCCCAACCTCATTCGCCCAGTCGCCTTGCCAAAAAACACTCGGATCAGGGGGCATCGGAGCCGGCCAATCAGACAGTTGCACCGCCTCCGACGCGGCCGACACAGGCTTCTCCGCTTGTCCGGACACTTTGAGAGCCGCCTGAACGAAGAGAGTCTTACGACCAAAATCATACGCCCCCGAAATCTTCATCGGTCGTCCCGCTTCTTCCTTTACGTACTCCCCCAACCCGTTCTCAATAATCATCAGCACCACTACGGAATCATCGAGCGCCGACAACGTGACGTTCGTCAGCGGAATGGTTCCCTCGGGGTCCTTTTGGCGAAACTGAGCGTGTGGCAACCCGAATGTCGCGAGTAGCTGGGCAAGGGAGCCCGCCCCGGAGGCCGGCCCGACGCTTCCTATCCCCGGATTTGACCGATTGCTGTCCGACGTACCGTCAGAGGGAAAATCGACCGATATTTCCCGGTTACCGTCGGCGAAAGTGAATCCCATCGAAAACTGATACTCGGGCGGCGGAAGTCTATATGTCTGCAGAGTCGAGTCGAAAGTCATGCCACCTTCCTGTGGTCGACCCCACTCCCACTTTTCCCTCAACTCAAGCGGGAAAGTCACAAGAAGGGTATCACCGCGCATCTCCGCTCGAGTGACTTCTTTTGGCGTATTCGCGCGCTCGCCGCAACCGCCTGTGAAAGCCAAAGAGAGGATCGTCATTCCCATAGCTACACGCCGTGAAACGCGGGCCCTTGTATGGATTGGCACTCCTTATCCTCCTAGTCAGCACAGTATCACTTCCACTACGACGATGCATGGAGCGTGCTTTTTTCGTCTCTAGCATTGACATTACGACATCACGCCACGGGTCGTAACTGCAACTTTCCGCCACCGTACGGGCGGCTTTGATGACGCCACCGGAGGCGGAGCATGCTATCTACCTCCCATGTTCATCTGGGAAGAATGGCCCGACTACTTCCGCGGTGTTGACCGCCTGCTCGAGGACTGTTCGAGGGTACGCCTCAACCTTCGCTCCGTCGAGACGGAACCAACCCGACACTCCCACACTCGGAGTACAACCCAGCCCTCCGACCGCAGGAACCGCGTGACGCTTCGATCTCGTGAACGATTGCCAGAAACCTTCGCCGACCAATAGGAGCTATTTCGGACGGGGGAACGGTAACAGTTCGGACATCCGTGCCAAAAGCACCCATCAACGAAGAGGACGACACGACGGTTCCGCCATACGAAGTCCGGTCTACCGCGTAGATTTCCGTGTCGTCTCCAGCCGCTGAGCTGCAATTTTCGCAGTATCCGGGCCATCTTCAGTTCGGTACTTTGATTACCCGTTGACCGAATCGCGGACATGTTCCGGCTCCGCTCAGGTGTCGGCGCCAGAAGCTTCGCTTTTTGCGTTTGTCGCAGACTTAGACCTAACTTCACGCTCGTCCCTGTGTTCTGACGGGTCGCTTCGACTGACACACCAGCAATCCCTAGTCTATTTCATGACGCAAAAGACACGACTGTTCAAGCTTGGAGAACTGTTTTCCGGGCCGGGAGGCATCGGTTGCGCAGCTCACCGTTCGGAGATCGTCACCTCAGAAGGCACACGCTTCGCAATCAAGCACGTATGGTCTAACGACTACGACCAATCATCGTGTGACACCTTCAAGAAGAACATCGAGATAGACCCGAAGCAGGTCTTCTGCGAGCCCGTTGATCAGTTCGTCAAGAGGTTCGCAGACATACCGAAGATAGACTGCCTATCGTTCGGCTTCCCCTGCAATGATTTCAGCAACATAGGTGAGAAGAAAGGACTTAAGGGGACCTTCGGTCCTTTGTACGAGTATGGCGCTCATACGATTGACCACTTCAAACCCAAGTGGTTCCTCGCGGAGAACGTGGGTGGACTCACGAATTCCAATGAGGGGAAGACGTTTGAGAAGATTGTGAACCGCCTACGATCTGCCGGAGACGGGTACGTCCTCACCGTTCATCTCTACAAGTTTGAAGAATACGGGGTTCCTCAGAGACGGCATCGTATCGTCATCGTCGGAATGAGAAAGGACCTTGGACTGACCTTCCGAGTTCCGAAACCGACGCACACAGTCAAGAACTGGGTTACGGCGAGAGAGGCTCTCGAAGCTCTGCCAGACGTTCACTCTCTCCCGAATAGTGAAATCACTCGACAGATGGGGGATGTCGTCGAGAGGCTGACACACATTCGACCGGGAGAAAATGCTTGGAACGCGAATCTCCCGAAACGACTTCAGTTGAATGTGAAAGGTGCTCGGCTGAGTAACATCTATCGTCGTCTTGATCCCGACAAACCCGCATACACGGTAACCGGGAGTGGTGGTGGTGGTACACACATCTATCACTACGACGAACCTCGAGCTCTCACGAACCGAGAACGGGCCCGCCTTCAATCTTTCCCGGACGACTACGTGTTTGTGGGGTCGAAGGAACAGGTTCGGAAACAGATTGGGATGGCCGTACCTCCGCTGGGGGCTCGTCACATTCTCACAGCGATCTTGAAGACATTCGCTGGTATCCCCTATCCGAGTGTTAGCCCTAAGTGGGAAGAAGCCATCGGCGAAGTCGAGTGAGCCAGACTCTGACGGATCACATCACGCACAACTAGTTGTGGAGTCGTGTGAATGATCATAAGTGAACTCTACTCCCGCGCTCTAATCGAACCTGCCGACGCTGCAGATCGCTTGTACGCGGTGAGTGGGTACGCTTCGGCCGCCTTTGCGCGCCGCCACATCAAGGACCTTCTCGATAAGGGTCGAGTCACTGAAGTGAACTTGATCGTTGGAATGCCTGGTCAAAGAAACGATCATGTCGCGTTCAAGGAACTTCACGCCGAGTTCGCAGGGAAGTTCAAGGGTTACTACTACAACAGGACACCGCCGGTACACTCGAAGGTTTATGGGTGGTACAACGGTGACAAGGACGTTTCAGGGTTCGCCGGCTCCGCGAACTACAGTCAGTACGGTTTCTTTGAGAATCAGCAACGCAATCAACTGAGTATTGAAGATCCGAAGCTGATCAAGACTCTGTTTGACAGTCTCCTCGCCGACTCGATCTACATCCCGCTAGTCGTCATCGAACCACCTCCGGGTCATCCTCGTGAGGGAGAAGAGGGTGTCGTCCAACCGGGGGGACTGCTGTGGGAGGTACCCGACACCCGGGTCCGGATTTCTTTTCTCTCAAAGGATGGGACTCTTCCTCAGGTATCAGGTTTGAACTGGGGACAACGACTAGAGAGGAGAGTTCTGCCGGACGGAACTGAGACGTTCCTACAACGCGAGAAGAATCAGACGTACTTGAGCCTGAAGGGTGACAGTCGAAAGGACGGTTTCCTCCCGCCTCGTGCCATTCGGTTCACGCTTGTTACGGACGATGGTAAGTCGTTTGACTGTGTTAGGGCTCAAGACGGAGATAAGGCAATTCACACAACGGACGACAACAGCATTCTCGGACGCTACCTCCGGTCTCGCCTCGGAGTACCGGACGGTGGAGTCGTCACGAAGGAAGATCTTGTCCGGTACGGACGGACTGACTTCACGATCGAGAAACTTGATGATGAGACGTTCTTACTCGACTTGTCAGTCAAGCACTAATCCCACGGACTCACTACGACCACACGGCTTTCAGTTGTTCACGAATAGCCGTTATGATCGCTGAGACTTTTCACACCGAGGGAGATAGGATGCGCTGGTATTCGTACAACGGAGACAGAATCACCTCGAAGGGTCATCGTACATTCGTAGAAATTGCTCCGACTATCCGATTCGGTCCAACGAGCAAACGATACGGATACGTCTGGCCCCAAGACGGAAGCTTTCGTGCCTACTACGAGGTCTTCCATCCGGGACAGGTTGAGGATGTGGAGCTTGGCTCATTCAGCAACGCATCCGATGCCAGAAGAGCTGTCGAAGCAGCATTGACGCAAAGCTAGTGATTGAACTGCTTCTGACCCTCGTTCTCGGCTATTCTCTCCTCATCATTCTATTTGCCATCCCGTACTGGACGTTCAAGGCAATCAGGTCGCTGTTCGTCGTAGCAAGTCATTTCAGGACAGCCCCCAAGAGGACTCGTAGGAGGCCGTTTCTCGGGCCGCCATAGGGGCTAGGAATATTCGGAAAATGCAGAACGGCCACCTCCATGGGTGGCCGCTCTATTTTGTCATATACACGGCTATCACCACGGATCCGTGCAATCCAATTGTACGCATTGAATTGACACGAATTGTCGTTCACTCAACATCGTGTTTCACGAAGATCGCTGATATGTATTTGTAGACGGTAACCGGGATTTGTTTGAAACTTCCCGTACCGTTGACACGTAGAGAGTGATGAGACTTCCTGTAGTCCAACGAGGTCGCATGAAATCACCTCCCAGTTCGGAGGTGATATTCTTTTCTTGTCACGGGGTCTTTGGAATTCGTAATTGCCCACAGGGGGTTCAACTCCCCGACAAATAACGAGAACGGTGACGACACAGAAGGACGGTCTGTCACCAAGTTGAACGATGATGGTGTTGCTTGTTCTAGTCCATTTCGCAGACGGGTTGTTGAGTTCGACGAAGAAAGAACATTGAAGAAATTGAAGTCGAGGTTATTGCATTCCCTCGCCCGAAACGAAAAATGCAAGGTGGTTTCAGTGAGACGTTTCTACTGAAGAGTTTAACGAGGGGGCAATATTCCACCTTTGAACATGCTGATGAAATTCAGTGGGTGATGCTCGAGAGAGTTCTTATATCAACTTCAATTGAACAACTTTGTACATGAATGTGTTTTTGTATTCTTGTCATTCCGTTATTCACACCAACTCAATGATGAAAGGCATTACTACCTTACATCACCCGTTCTAACCCCTCGTGCATCTGTGAACGTAAAGTTTTGAAGCACAGAAGCGCTTTGA contains these protein-coding regions:
- a CDS encoding restriction endonuclease PLD domain-containing protein; translated protein: MIISELYSRALIEPADAADRLYAVSGYASAAFARRHIKDLLDKGRVTEVNLIVGMPGQRNDHVAFKELHAEFAGKFKGYYYNRTPPVHSKVYGWYNGDKDVSGFAGSANYSQYGFFENQQRNQLSIEDPKLIKTLFDSLLADSIYIPLVVIEPPPGHPREGEEGVVQPGGLLWEVPDTRVRISFLSKDGTLPQVSGLNWGQRLERRVLPDGTETFLQREKNQTYLSLKGDSRKDGFLPPRAIRFTLVTDDGKSFDCVRAQDGDKAIHTTDDNSILGRYLRSRLGVPDGGVVTKEDLVRYGRTDFTIEKLDDETFLLDLSVKH
- a CDS encoding tyrosine-type recombinase/integrase, with amino-acid sequence MAKTPKLINGRGTLPLKKRFKGVGLIRKMSGTTDSKTYHRIVDTMDQLHNVGNFDALLAVKRGVLSPLELLEHVTKKGLTKVGDLQTNLELDSTLNKWLDKHDIKETTRKTYRGNLSRFLKSAPTGSLVKDIPALYQKYRDTCIADETKYMALAVRRILLSFTATTYGRNSDIYRDIQNVNPPKVEGKLKNDAVTVADIRLLMTCLPEHHARIVWHICLTGMRKSEFFETSEARWTVHTDRVSIQGSKNANSVRSVFKVEEIDKPSVGDLAFRRALTKALKDDRAKSLSHITPHTFRKCFARWMNEAGIFPAHQRWYMGHDAKSMTEFYQKHDVTPFLDADGKLFAAFLAASQT
- a CDS encoding DNA cytosine methyltransferase — protein: MTQKTRLFKLGELFSGPGGIGCAAHRSEIVTSEGTRFAIKHVWSNDYDQSSCDTFKKNIEIDPKQVFCEPVDQFVKRFADIPKIDCLSFGFPCNDFSNIGEKKGLKGTFGPLYEYGAHTIDHFKPKWFLAENVGGLTNSNEGKTFEKIVNRLRSAGDGYVLTVHLYKFEEYGVPQRRHRIVIVGMRKDLGLTFRVPKPTHTVKNWVTAREALEALPDVHSLPNSEITRQMGDVVERLTHIRPGENAWNANLPKRLQLNVKGARLSNIYRRLDPDKPAYTVTGSGGGGTHIYHYDEPRALTNRERARLQSFPDDYVFVGSKEQVRKQIGMAVPPLGARHILTAILKTFAGIPYPSVSPKWEEAIGEVE